Proteins encoded by one window of Phytohabitans houttuyneae:
- a CDS encoding MFS transporter, with the protein MTEDRAALRRARVSTSLLFLLFGTALGTWTARIPAIKQDLSLSDGQLSVGLLVFAAGAITGMQAMGRVVDRWGSQRVTTPVAFAEGAALVLPALAGDLVLLAAALFLFGTIHGSLNIAMNASAVEVERAWGRPIMSSFHAVYSVGGFLGAAIGGLFAYGGVAPDVTFLAVGALAAALAAWSVAWRAPSLGGPAPQAASGGSGTGPMSGVLFLGVLAYCCLVGEGAAADWSTVYLRESLGSSPGFAAAAYAAFSIGMTGGRLVGDRLAAALGPVRLVRGCGLLAATGLGVALLIGHPVAGVIGFGCLGAGLSCIAPQVFSAAGNRNPARAGRALARVASMGYAGFLTGPVLIGGVAEVTSLPVALGIPVVLALFVAGTAAALRPPAAREPVV; encoded by the coding sequence TTGACCGAGGACCGTGCCGCGCTCCGCCGGGCACGGGTCTCGACGTCGCTGCTCTTCCTGCTCTTCGGCACCGCGCTGGGCACCTGGACCGCGCGCATCCCGGCGATCAAGCAGGACCTCTCGCTCAGCGACGGGCAGCTCAGCGTGGGCCTGCTGGTCTTCGCGGCCGGTGCGATCACCGGCATGCAGGCGATGGGCCGGGTGGTCGACCGCTGGGGGAGCCAGCGGGTCACGACGCCGGTGGCGTTCGCCGAGGGTGCGGCGCTCGTGCTGCCCGCGCTCGCCGGCGACCTCGTGCTGCTGGCCGCCGCGCTCTTCCTCTTCGGCACTATCCACGGCTCGCTCAACATCGCGATGAACGCGAGCGCGGTCGAGGTCGAGCGGGCCTGGGGTCGCCCGATCATGTCCTCCTTCCACGCCGTGTACAGCGTCGGCGGTTTCCTCGGCGCGGCGATCGGCGGCCTCTTCGCGTACGGCGGCGTGGCACCGGACGTCACGTTCCTGGCGGTGGGAGCACTGGCCGCGGCGCTGGCGGCCTGGTCGGTGGCGTGGCGGGCGCCGTCGCTCGGCGGGCCGGCCCCGCAGGCAGCGTCCGGCGGTTCGGGCACGGGGCCGATGTCCGGCGTGCTGTTCCTCGGCGTGCTCGCGTACTGCTGCCTCGTCGGCGAGGGCGCCGCGGCCGACTGGAGCACTGTCTACCTGCGCGAGAGCCTGGGCAGCTCGCCAGGCTTCGCCGCCGCGGCGTACGCGGCGTTTTCGATCGGCATGACCGGTGGCCGGCTGGTCGGCGACCGGCTCGCCGCGGCGCTCGGCCCGGTCCGCCTGGTGCGCGGCTGCGGCCTGCTCGCCGCCACCGGCCTCGGCGTCGCGCTGCTCATCGGCCACCCGGTCGCCGGCGTGATCGGGTTCGGGTGCCTGGGCGCCGGCCTGTCCTGCATCGCGCCGCAGGTCTTCTCGGCCGCCGGCAACCGCAACCCGGCCCGCGCCGGCCGGGCGCTGGCCCGCGTGGCCAGCATGGGGTACGCCGGCTTCCTCACCGGCCCGGTGCTGATCGGCGGCGTGGCGGAGGTGACGAGCCTGCCGGTCGCGCTGGGCATCCCGGTCGTGCTCGCACTCTTCGTGGCGGGCACAGCCGCGGCGCTCCGGCCGCCCGCCGCGCGGGAGCCCGTAGTGTGA
- a CDS encoding sensor histidine kinase, which yields MGTLRTVLARHPRLVDAGLAVLLALFTGPAVLRGAGADEWIWFVAVHAPIAWRRRWPVGVFWAVFALAILAGAIVGVRVEGLYPESVVTVAVYTAARYGPRRQLVAIVAAIEVPALVVFVADGPHWTALGFVTSVLAATVLLGIAVRTRRAYMEELEERARRLERERDQQAQIAVAAERARIARDMHDIVAHNLAVMVALADGAALTAAAAPEQAAGTMHMVAATGREALGEMRRVLGLLREEGAGRAPQPGLDGIDALVERVRAAGVRVVLTVDGVPGEWGGGAGVAVYRIVQEALTNTLKHAGAEASAQVRLRYGDGGAEVEVVDDGGRRVPAPAAGGGHGLTGMAERSAAYGGEVTAGPREGARGWRVHARLRFDDGGSA from the coding sequence ATGGGGACCCTGCGGACCGTGCTGGCGCGGCACCCGCGCCTGGTCGACGCCGGCCTCGCCGTCCTGCTTGCCCTCTTCACCGGGCCGGCGGTGCTCCGCGGGGCGGGCGCCGACGAGTGGATCTGGTTCGTCGCCGTGCACGCGCCCATCGCGTGGCGGCGGCGTTGGCCGGTCGGGGTCTTCTGGGCTGTGTTCGCACTGGCGATCCTGGCCGGCGCGATCGTCGGCGTACGCGTCGAGGGGCTGTACCCGGAGTCGGTCGTCACGGTGGCCGTCTACACCGCGGCGCGGTACGGCCCGCGCCGGCAGCTCGTCGCGATCGTCGCGGCGATCGAGGTGCCGGCGCTCGTGGTGTTTGTCGCCGATGGTCCACATTGGACGGCGCTGGGGTTCGTCACGTCGGTGCTCGCCGCCACGGTACTGCTGGGAATCGCGGTGCGCACCCGCCGGGCGTACATGGAGGAGCTCGAGGAGCGGGCGCGGCGGCTGGAGCGTGAGCGGGACCAGCAGGCCCAGATCGCCGTGGCCGCCGAGCGGGCCCGGATCGCCCGCGACATGCACGACATCGTGGCGCACAACCTGGCCGTGATGGTCGCGCTCGCCGACGGCGCCGCGCTCACCGCTGCCGCCGCGCCCGAGCAGGCCGCGGGCACCATGCACATGGTCGCCGCCACCGGGCGGGAGGCGCTGGGCGAGATGCGCCGCGTGCTCGGCCTGCTCCGGGAGGAGGGCGCCGGGCGCGCGCCACAGCCGGGGCTGGACGGCATCGACGCGCTTGTCGAGCGGGTGCGCGCGGCGGGTGTGCGGGTCGTGCTGACCGTCGACGGGGTGCCGGGGGAGTGGGGTGGGGGCGCGGGTGTGGCCGTGTACCGCATCGTGCAGGAGGCGCTGACAAACACGCTCAAGCACGCCGGGGCGGAGGCGAGCGCGCAGGTCCGACTCCGGTACGGCGACGGCGGGGCCGAGGTGGAGGTCGTCGACGACGGTGGGCGGCGGGTGCCCGCGCCGGCGGCCGGCGGTGGTCACGGCCTGACCGGGATGGCGGAGCGGTCCGCCGCGTACGGTGGCGAGGTGACGGCCGGGCCCCGCGAAGGCGCGCGCGGGTGGCGGGTGCACGCGCGGCTGCGCTTCGACGACGGGGGGTCGGCGTGA
- a CDS encoding ATP-dependent Clp protease proteolytic subunit: MDLRHDPLRPWHPPLGPGSPGQPPLPPEVPAGEGVPPWLQERLFDQRMVVVTGPLNDSAATRAAAALMTLDALGSEPVRLQLATPDGDLAAAFGLIDVIDTMGAPVHAVVTSLTGGAAVGVLAASARRLAYRHSRIRLSEPRSATVSGTADEVAAAAGQYLRELEELAVRIATATGQPRSRIEDDLSAGRMLTAEQAMEYGLIDEIVGADQPPGGVGQT; encoded by the coding sequence ATGGACCTGCGACACGATCCGCTCCGGCCGTGGCACCCGCCGCTCGGACCCGGCTCGCCCGGCCAGCCGCCGCTGCCACCCGAGGTGCCGGCCGGCGAGGGCGTGCCGCCGTGGCTGCAGGAGCGCCTCTTCGACCAGCGGATGGTCGTGGTCACCGGTCCGCTCAACGACAGCGCCGCCACCCGCGCGGCTGCCGCGCTGATGACGCTGGACGCGCTCGGCAGCGAGCCGGTGCGGCTGCAGCTGGCCACGCCCGACGGCGACCTGGCCGCCGCGTTCGGTCTGATCGACGTGATCGACACGATGGGCGCGCCGGTGCACGCGGTGGTCACCAGCCTCACCGGCGGCGCGGCCGTGGGGGTGCTCGCGGCGTCGGCGCGGCGGCTGGCGTACCGGCACTCGCGCATCCGCCTCAGCGAGCCGCGCTCCGCCACGGTCAGCGGCACCGCCGACGAGGTGGCCGCGGCGGCGGGGCAGTACCTGCGCGAGCTGGAGGAGTTGGCCGTGCGGATCGCCACGGCGACCGGGCAGCCGCGCAGCCGGATCGAGGACGATCTGTCCGCCGGCCGGATGCTCACCGCCGAGCAGGCGATGGAGTACGGGCTGATCGACGAGATCGTGGGCGCGGATCAGCCTCCGGGAGGAGTGGGTCAGACCTGA
- a CDS encoding S8 family peptidase, which produces MASNNHVPTPPPALLAAYGARALDPVAAQVLPDQRLQSTVYVANRLLMRRQGVSDHRRVLNEVAAGLQLRLDDPAEGDRCMRLTPGNGGPATPDAWRMLQALRAKDSGRLRTLGAGLDHLMFATTAPITASPYHSAFPYHSAFPYHSAFPYHSAFPYHSAFPFGPVAQYGMLGFGATQPVNLVLPIPARQATVAPRRPVVAVLDTGCGEHDWFTDGMLTPINALGGGDTGTALDTTGDVVGPLDGMRDPLAGHGTFICGLVRQTCPDADILPVRVIHSDGVIVESELLAALQALKELARKFAAGEAGGQAIDVISLSLGFYHESADDDAYMSLLYEEIRDLAELGVAVVAAAGNDATARPMFPAAYAAPPQGVDTPVVPVSSVGALNPNGTIALFSNTGQWVHHWAPGAAVVSTMPRFDHAMGAGAAYTDPFAGVSRENIDPDDFGGGFAISSGTSFAAPILAGRIAKALIASNGVASLMMSESDPVKRMKRAIESLHPQQP; this is translated from the coding sequence GTGGCCAGCAACAACCATGTCCCGACACCGCCGCCGGCGCTCCTCGCGGCGTACGGCGCACGGGCCCTCGACCCCGTCGCGGCCCAGGTGCTGCCCGACCAGCGACTTCAGTCCACCGTCTACGTCGCCAACCGGCTGCTGATGCGCCGCCAGGGCGTGAGCGACCACCGCCGCGTGCTCAACGAGGTGGCGGCGGGGCTCCAGCTCCGGCTCGACGACCCGGCCGAGGGTGACCGCTGCATGCGCCTCACGCCGGGCAACGGCGGTCCGGCGACGCCCGACGCGTGGCGCATGCTGCAGGCGCTGCGTGCCAAGGACTCCGGCCGGCTGCGCACGCTCGGCGCCGGCCTCGACCACCTGATGTTCGCGACCACCGCGCCGATCACCGCCAGCCCGTACCACTCGGCGTTCCCGTACCACTCGGCGTTTCCCTACCACTCCGCGTTCCCGTACCACTCCGCCTTCCCTTACCACTCGGCGTTCCCGTTCGGCCCCGTCGCGCAGTACGGCATGCTCGGCTTCGGCGCCACCCAACCGGTCAACCTTGTGCTGCCGATCCCGGCACGGCAGGCGACCGTGGCGCCGCGGCGTCCGGTGGTCGCCGTCCTCGACACGGGTTGCGGGGAGCACGACTGGTTCACCGACGGCATGCTGACGCCGATCAACGCGCTCGGCGGTGGCGACACGGGCACGGCGCTGGACACGACCGGCGACGTGGTCGGGCCGCTCGACGGCATGCGCGACCCGCTGGCCGGGCACGGCACGTTCATCTGCGGGCTGGTCCGGCAGACCTGCCCGGACGCCGACATCCTGCCGGTCCGGGTGATCCACTCCGACGGCGTGATCGTCGAGTCCGAGCTGCTCGCGGCCCTGCAGGCGCTCAAGGAGCTGGCCCGCAAGTTTGCCGCCGGCGAGGCGGGTGGCCAGGCGATCGACGTGATCTCGCTTTCGCTGGGCTTCTACCACGAGTCAGCGGACGACGACGCGTACATGTCGCTGCTCTACGAGGAGATCCGCGACCTCGCCGAGCTCGGTGTGGCCGTCGTGGCCGCGGCCGGCAACGACGCGACAGCGCGGCCGATGTTCCCCGCGGCGTACGCGGCGCCGCCCCAGGGCGTCGACACCCCCGTCGTGCCGGTGTCCAGTGTGGGCGCGCTCAACCCCAACGGCACGATCGCGCTGTTCAGCAACACCGGGCAGTGGGTCCACCACTGGGCGCCGGGCGCTGCCGTGGTGAGCACGATGCCGAGGTTCGACCACGCGATGGGTGCCGGCGCGGCGTACACGGACCCGTTTGCCGGGGTGAGCCGGGAAAACATCGACCCGGACGACTTCGGCGGCGGGTTCGCGATCTCCAGCGGCACCTCGTTCGCCGCGCCGATCCTGGCCGGCCGCATCGCCAAGGCGCTGATCGCCTCCAACGGGGTCGCGTCGCTGATGATGAGCGAGAGCGACCCGGTCAAGCGCATGAAGCGGGCGATCGAGTCGCTGCACCCGCAGCAGCCGTAA
- a CDS encoding ABC transporter permease subunit — MITFPRVVRAEWTKLVSLRSTWVTLGTSAVLAVGIAGAIGYGVRHAVEGGDPPPALPEVVGAAFLPIDFFVLVFGVFGVLQMTGEYGSGLIRATLTAVPRRWPVTAAKAVVQVAVTLPVMAVTALGSFLACQAFLGEHGASLGDAGVPRAIVGATLAPVLVGLLGLGVGTAVRHTAGAITTLVAALFVIPVLLGPVLPGEMEKDVMKYVPTVAGQAMYSIDGGGQPFETLAPGASAAVMVGWSALLLAGGVALLLRRDA, encoded by the coding sequence GTGATCACGTTTCCACGCGTCGTGCGGGCGGAGTGGACCAAGCTCGTCTCGCTCCGTTCCACCTGGGTCACGCTCGGCACGTCGGCGGTGCTCGCGGTCGGCATCGCGGGCGCGATCGGGTACGGGGTGCGCCACGCGGTCGAGGGCGGAGACCCGCCACCCGCGCTGCCCGAGGTGGTCGGCGCCGCGTTCCTGCCGATCGACTTCTTCGTCCTGGTCTTCGGCGTGTTCGGCGTGCTCCAGATGACCGGCGAGTACGGCAGTGGCCTCATCCGTGCCACCCTCACCGCCGTGCCGAGGCGGTGGCCCGTGACGGCGGCCAAGGCGGTGGTGCAGGTGGCGGTCACGCTGCCGGTGATGGCCGTGACGGCACTCGGCTCGTTTCTGGCCTGCCAGGCGTTTCTCGGTGAGCACGGCGCCTCGCTGGGTGACGCCGGCGTGCCCCGCGCGATCGTGGGCGCGACGCTCGCCCCGGTGCTGGTGGGTCTGCTCGGCCTCGGCGTCGGCACGGCGGTGCGGCACACGGCCGGCGCGATCACCACGCTGGTCGCCGCGCTTTTCGTCATCCCGGTGCTGCTCGGTCCGGTGCTGCCCGGCGAGATGGAGAAGGACGTGATGAAGTACGTGCCCACGGTCGCCGGCCAGGCCATGTACAGCATCGACGGGGGTGGGCAGCCGTTCGAGACGCTCGCGCCGGGCGCCTCGGCGGCCGTCATGGTGGGGTGGTCCGCGCTCCTTCTCGCGGGTGGAGTCGCCCTACTGCTGCGCCGGGACGCATAA
- a CDS encoding RNA polymerase sigma factor, with protein MTSATSDDTGVGTTSWEVAAREFAAWRAGDPAALDRLVRLLTPVLWHLVRAYGLDRESAEDVVQTTWLALVRNVDSVRDPQAVLRWTTTTARREAWRTARAGKRVDVAEPQTLDAALPPVGGPDTTVLAERTAHTLWRHIAELPERCRRLLRVIAFEDRPDYASLSTELGIAVGSIGPTRGRCLDKLRGLLAADPEWSDRRD; from the coding sequence ATGACATCGGCGACTTCTGACGACACCGGTGTCGGCACGACCTCCTGGGAGGTGGCAGCGCGCGAGTTCGCCGCGTGGCGGGCCGGTGACCCGGCGGCGCTGGACCGGCTGGTCCGGCTGCTGACGCCGGTGTTGTGGCACCTTGTCCGGGCTTATGGGCTCGATCGTGAGTCGGCCGAAGACGTGGTGCAGACGACCTGGCTGGCCCTGGTGCGCAATGTGGACTCGGTGCGCGACCCGCAGGCGGTGCTCCGGTGGACGACGACCACCGCGCGCCGCGAGGCGTGGCGCACCGCCCGTGCCGGCAAGCGGGTGGACGTGGCGGAGCCGCAGACCCTCGACGCGGCGCTACCCCCGGTGGGCGGGCCGGACACCACGGTGCTGGCCGAGCGCACCGCCCACACCCTGTGGCGCCACATCGCGGAGCTGCCCGAGCGTTGCCGGCGGCTGCTGCGGGTGATCGCGTTCGAGGACCGGCCGGACTACGCCTCGCTCTCCACCGAGCTGGGGATCGCGGTGGGCAGCATCGGTCCGACCCGGGGGCGCTGCCTCGACAAGCTACGCGGCCTGCTGGCCGCCGATCCGGAGTGGAGTGACCGGCGTGACTGA
- the fabG gene encoding 3-oxoacyl-ACP reductase FabG yields MTEQRIAIVTGAARGIGAATAKRLAADGMAVAVVDLDEAAGKATVDSIAAAGGRALAIGADVADRAQVDAAVERVVAELGPPTVLVNNAGVLRDNLLFKMSDDDWDTVLSVHLRGAFLFSRAAQAHMVAAKWGRVVNLSSTSALGNRGQANYAAAKAGMQGFTKTLAIELGPFGVTANAVAPGFIVTEMTASTAARLGVDFAEFQAARAAETPVRRNGTPDDVAHTVSYLASEGASFVTGQVIYVAGGPRD; encoded by the coding sequence ATGACTGAGCAGCGAATCGCGATCGTGACCGGTGCGGCACGCGGGATTGGGGCGGCCACGGCCAAGCGGCTGGCCGCGGACGGCATGGCGGTAGCCGTGGTCGACCTGGACGAGGCGGCCGGCAAGGCGACCGTGGACAGCATCGCGGCGGCCGGCGGGCGGGCGCTCGCGATCGGTGCCGACGTGGCCGACCGGGCCCAGGTGGACGCGGCCGTCGAGCGTGTCGTGGCGGAGCTGGGGCCGCCGACCGTACTGGTCAACAACGCCGGTGTGCTCCGCGACAACCTGCTCTTCAAGATGTCCGACGACGACTGGGACACGGTGCTGTCGGTGCACCTGCGCGGTGCGTTCCTCTTCAGCCGGGCGGCGCAGGCACACATGGTCGCCGCGAAGTGGGGCCGCGTCGTCAACCTGTCCAGCACGTCCGCGCTGGGCAACCGGGGCCAGGCCAACTACGCGGCCGCGAAGGCCGGCATGCAGGGCTTCACCAAGACGCTCGCGATCGAGCTCGGCCCGTTCGGCGTGACGGCCAACGCGGTCGCGCCCGGCTTCATCGTCACCGAGATGACCGCCTCCACGGCCGCCCGCCTGGGTGTCGACTTCGCGGAGTTTCAGGCGGCCCGCGCGGCGGAGACGCCGGTGCGCCGCAACGGCACCCCGGACGACGTCGCGCACACGGTGTCGTACCTGGCGAGCGAAGGCGCCTCGTTCGTCACCGGTCAGGTCATCTACGTTGCCGGCGGTCCTCGCGACTAG
- a CDS encoding LacI family DNA-binding transcriptional regulator, whose amino-acid sequence MATIYDVARRAEVSPATVSRVANGHANVDPALAERVRNAMRELAYRPNAVARNLRRSRTTLWAVIISDIGNPFFTSLVRGVEDVAQRAGYSVVLCNSDEDPGKEGQYVDAALAEQMAGVIISPAGKANHVNRLVDARVPVVVIDRQQSGAHVDTVLVDNEQGAYLATTHLIESGYQRIACVSGPLGVFTATRRLRGYRRALEEHGRSYQDELVRHGDFREEGGYRAMASLLGLRPRPDALFVANNLMTIGAVECLVDSRVTMAGEMGVVGFDDVPWAHLVRPSLTTVAQPTYELGREAASLLTQRIADPERPPTTITLETKLQIRDSSLRQPQR is encoded by the coding sequence ATGGCGACGATCTATGACGTCGCTCGGCGGGCGGAGGTGTCACCGGCGACGGTGTCCCGGGTGGCCAACGGACACGCCAATGTGGACCCGGCGCTCGCGGAGCGGGTCCGAAACGCCATGCGCGAGCTGGCGTACCGGCCGAATGCGGTCGCCCGCAACCTGCGGCGCAGCCGTACGACGCTGTGGGCGGTCATCATCTCGGACATCGGAAACCCGTTCTTCACCTCGTTGGTGCGGGGCGTGGAAGACGTGGCACAGCGAGCCGGCTACTCGGTGGTGCTCTGCAACAGTGACGAGGACCCCGGCAAGGAGGGGCAGTACGTCGACGCCGCGCTCGCCGAGCAGATGGCCGGCGTGATCATTTCTCCGGCCGGCAAGGCCAACCACGTCAACCGGCTGGTCGACGCGCGCGTGCCGGTCGTGGTGATCGACCGCCAGCAGAGCGGCGCACACGTCGACACGGTCCTGGTCGACAACGAGCAGGGCGCGTACCTCGCCACGACGCACCTCATCGAGTCCGGCTACCAGCGGATCGCCTGCGTCAGCGGGCCCCTCGGCGTCTTCACGGCCACGCGGCGGCTGCGCGGCTACCGGCGGGCGCTGGAGGAGCACGGAAGGTCGTACCAGGACGAGCTCGTGCGGCACGGCGACTTCCGGGAGGAAGGCGGCTACCGGGCGATGGCCTCGCTGCTCGGGCTGCGGCCCAGGCCTGACGCGCTGTTCGTGGCCAACAACCTGATGACCATCGGCGCGGTGGAGTGCCTGGTCGACAGCCGGGTCACGATGGCGGGTGAGATGGGCGTGGTCGGCTTCGACGACGTGCCCTGGGCCCACCTCGTCCGCCCCTCGCTGACCACGGTCGCCCAGCCGACGTACGAGCTGGGTCGCGAGGCGGCCAGCCTCCTCACGCAGCGGATCGCCGACCCCGAGCGGCCGCCGACCACGATCACGCTGGAGACCAAGCTCCAGATCCGGGACAGCTCACTGCGCCAGCCGCAGCGCTGA
- a CDS encoding Gfo/Idh/MocA family protein, whose amino-acid sequence MRFGLLGTGHWAAETQGAALAAHPGAELVAVWGRDGAKAAALAGRYGATPYTDLDALLSEVDAVSIALPPHVQAELALRAATAGKHLLLDKPVAVDTASADRIVAAVRERDLSSVVFFTNRFRDNIVRFVEETAATGGWLGARVTQFASIFQPGSPYGASAWRRERGALWDIGPHVLSVVLPVLGPVAEVSAVAGPRDTTHLTLRHTGGPVTTASLTLDAPVGAMLRDTDFYGEHGVVSMPVPEGSAVSAFGAAIDRLLRGGPDPCDVGFGREVVAVLEAGDIALREKRPVTVA is encoded by the coding sequence ATGAGATTCGGGCTGCTCGGCACCGGTCACTGGGCGGCGGAGACACAGGGCGCGGCGCTTGCCGCACACCCGGGCGCGGAGCTCGTGGCGGTGTGGGGCCGTGACGGCGCGAAGGCGGCGGCGCTCGCCGGGCGGTACGGCGCCACCCCGTACACCGACCTCGACGCCCTGCTGTCCGAAGTGGACGCCGTGTCGATCGCGCTGCCGCCGCACGTGCAGGCCGAGCTGGCCCTGCGAGCGGCCACCGCGGGCAAGCACCTGCTGCTGGACAAGCCGGTGGCTGTCGACACCGCCTCGGCCGACCGGATCGTCGCGGCGGTCCGCGAGCGCGACCTCTCCTCGGTGGTCTTCTTCACCAACCGTTTCCGGGACAACATCGTGCGGTTCGTCGAGGAGACGGCCGCGACCGGCGGGTGGCTCGGCGCGCGGGTGACCCAGTTCGCCTCGATCTTCCAGCCCGGCAGCCCGTACGGCGCCTCGGCCTGGCGGCGCGAGCGCGGCGCGCTGTGGGACATCGGCCCGCACGTGCTCTCCGTGGTGCTGCCGGTGCTCGGGCCGGTCGCCGAGGTGAGCGCGGTTGCCGGCCCGCGCGACACGACCCACCTGACGCTGCGGCACACCGGTGGCCCGGTCACGACCGCGTCCCTGACGCTTGACGCGCCGGTCGGTGCGATGCTGCGCGACACCGACTTCTACGGCGAGCACGGTGTCGTGTCGATGCCGGTACCGGAGGGCAGCGCGGTGTCGGCCTTCGGCGCGGCGATCGACCGGCTGCTGCGGGGCGGCCCCGATCCGTGCGACGTCGGCTTCGGGCGGGAGGTCGTGGCCGTTCTGGAAGCGGGCGATATCGCCCTGCGCGAAAAGCGTCCGGTCACGGTGGCCTGA
- a CDS encoding STAS domain-containing protein — MGESQHQLKAEVTAGARGTDVRVSGEIDIANVDEFRALLWALPPTPAPLRVDLGGVDFLSAAGVRVLVAVHLRVRARGGQLVICNPNAVVRRTLRATRVNRVIPIVGSSAVAEEITRPWPAPVAISRQVSRI, encoded by the coding sequence ATGGGGGAAAGTCAGCACCAGTTGAAGGCCGAGGTCACCGCCGGTGCGAGGGGGACGGACGTACGCGTCAGCGGTGAGATCGACATAGCAAACGTGGACGAGTTCCGGGCGCTGTTGTGGGCCTTGCCGCCCACCCCGGCGCCCTTGCGGGTCGACCTCGGGGGAGTCGACTTCCTGTCCGCCGCGGGGGTCCGGGTGCTTGTCGCTGTGCACCTGCGCGTCCGCGCCCGCGGCGGGCAGCTGGTCATCTGCAATCCGAACGCGGTGGTCCGCCGCACGCTGCGCGCCACCCGGGTCAACCGGGTGATTCCGATCGTGGGCTCGTCGGCGGTCGCCGAGGAGATCACCCGTCCCTGGCCGGCGCCCGTGGCCATCAGCCGGCAGGTGTCGCGGATCTGA
- a CDS encoding response regulator, giving the protein MTIRILLADDQALLRLGFRMVLSTQPDLEVVGEAGDGAQAAAMTRALAPDVVLMDVRMPGTDGIEATRRIVESGSAARVLVLTTFNLDEYVYAALRAGASGFLLKDVPPADLISGIRSVAGGDAVVAPSVTRRLIDAFAGHLPDPATGRSPTDERLGQLTDREREVLVEVARGHSNAEIAQSLVVSEATVKTHVGRILTKLALRDRVQVVVYAYETGVVHPGTE; this is encoded by the coding sequence GTGACGATCCGCATCCTCCTCGCCGACGACCAGGCGCTGCTGCGTCTTGGCTTCCGCATGGTGCTTTCGACCCAGCCCGACCTGGAGGTGGTCGGTGAGGCTGGCGACGGCGCGCAGGCCGCCGCGATGACCCGGGCGCTGGCGCCGGATGTGGTGCTGATGGACGTGCGCATGCCGGGCACCGACGGCATCGAGGCGACGCGGCGGATCGTCGAGTCCGGCTCCGCGGCGCGGGTCCTGGTGCTCACCACGTTCAACCTCGACGAGTACGTGTACGCCGCGCTGCGTGCCGGTGCGAGCGGCTTCCTGCTCAAGGACGTGCCGCCCGCCGACCTGATCAGCGGCATCCGGTCGGTTGCGGGCGGTGACGCGGTGGTCGCGCCGAGCGTGACCCGCCGGTTGATCGACGCGTTCGCCGGGCACCTGCCCGACCCGGCGACCGGGCGGTCACCCACCGACGAGCGGCTGGGCCAGCTCACCGATCGGGAACGGGAGGTGCTCGTCGAGGTCGCGCGCGGCCACTCGAACGCGGAGATCGCGCAGTCGCTTGTCGTATCGGAGGCGACGGTCAAGACACATGTGGGGAGGATCCTGACAAAGCTGGCGCTGCGCGACAGGGTGCAGGTGGTGGTCTACGCGTACGAGACCGGGGTCGTCCACCCCGGGACCGAGTGA
- a CDS encoding ABC transporter ATP-binding protein: protein MIEVHALSKRFGDKLAVDELSFTVKPGQVTGFLGPNGAGKSTTMRMIVGLDRPTGGVATVNGRAYREHTAPLRQVGALLDAKSVHKGRTARSHLLALAQTHGIPAARVDEVLAAVGLEAVARRRAGGFSLGMGQRLGIAAALLGDPAAVILDEPVNGLDPDGVLWIRNLLKGLAAEGRTVLVSSHLMSEMAVTAEHLVIIGRGRLLADTTVAELIARVAVGSVLVRTPEATALRDALVAGRAAVTSAEPGLLQVSGASAAEIGDLARRHGIALHELTPRRASLEEAYMDLTREAVEFA from the coding sequence ATGATTGAGGTACACGCGCTGAGCAAGCGCTTCGGCGACAAGCTCGCCGTCGACGAGCTCTCGTTCACGGTCAAGCCGGGCCAGGTGACCGGCTTTCTCGGCCCCAATGGCGCCGGCAAGTCCACCACCATGCGCATGATCGTGGGGCTGGACCGGCCGACCGGCGGTGTCGCCACCGTCAACGGCCGGGCCTACCGGGAGCACACCGCCCCGCTGCGGCAGGTGGGTGCGCTGCTCGACGCCAAGTCCGTCCACAAGGGACGTACGGCGCGCAGCCACCTGCTCGCGCTCGCACAGACACACGGCATCCCGGCCGCGCGGGTGGACGAGGTGCTGGCGGCGGTCGGGCTGGAGGCGGTCGCCCGGCGGCGGGCCGGTGGCTTCTCACTCGGTATGGGGCAGCGGCTCGGAATCGCGGCAGCGCTGCTCGGCGACCCGGCCGCGGTGATCCTCGACGAGCCGGTCAACGGGCTCGACCCCGACGGTGTGCTCTGGATCCGCAACCTGCTCAAAGGGCTGGCCGCCGAAGGGCGCACGGTCCTCGTCTCCAGCCACCTCATGAGCGAGATGGCGGTGACCGCCGAGCATCTGGTGATCATCGGTCGGGGGCGGCTGCTCGCCGACACCACCGTGGCGGAGCTCATCGCGCGGGTGGCGGTCGGCAGCGTGCTCGTCCGTACCCCCGAAGCCACCGCCCTCCGCGACGCGCTGGTTGCCGGCCGCGCGGCGGTGACCAGCGCGGAGCCGGGCCTGCTCCAGGTCAGCGGCGCGAGCGCCGCGGAGATCGGCGACCTGGCCCGGCGCCACGGGATCGCGCTGCACGAGCTGACGCCGCGCCGCGCGTCGCTGGAAGAGGCCTACATGGACCTGACCCGGGAGGCGGTGGAGTTCGCGTGA